The following are encoded together in the Halodesulfovibrio sp. genome:
- a CDS encoding FAD-dependent oxidoreductase yields MAKLALVGAGHAHMTLMTNIKQCVEQGHTVDVIGPGERHYYSGMGPGMLGGSYSPKEISFPVQRMCEEQGATFHVDSCVGIDPEQQVITLQSGKKLEYDVASFNTGSSIIDDLVKPDSKDIYTVKPIEKLLEGRNRIFELASKDHLNIGVVGGGPAGVEVAGNALAAAKEAGAKATVRLYHGKSFMKQTPEKVRKQVRSVLEKHGVQFVGGEYVSEVTTCKVTLADGTTYDDDIIFIAMGVRPRPLFEPSGIPYGKDGGLLVNKYLQNTKYNNIFGGGDCIWYEPQPLDKVGVYAVRQNQVLNDNVIAKLNNEPLKEFSPGGDYLLIYNTGENTGVLHKFGISFNGKPAFVIKDYIDSKFIDKFKPDYDK; encoded by the coding sequence CAGGACACGCCCACATGACTCTGATGACCAACATCAAACAATGCGTAGAACAAGGTCACACCGTCGATGTTATTGGTCCCGGCGAACGGCATTACTACTCCGGCATGGGACCCGGAATGCTTGGCGGTTCGTACTCACCTAAAGAAATCAGTTTCCCTGTTCAGCGCATGTGTGAAGAACAAGGTGCTACTTTCCATGTAGACAGTTGCGTAGGGATTGATCCTGAACAACAAGTCATCACACTACAGTCCGGTAAAAAACTGGAATACGATGTTGCGTCTTTCAACACGGGTAGCTCTATCATCGATGATCTGGTTAAACCGGATTCTAAGGATATCTACACAGTAAAACCTATTGAAAAATTACTGGAAGGACGCAACCGTATTTTCGAATTAGCTTCAAAAGATCACCTGAACATAGGTGTCGTCGGTGGCGGTCCCGCCGGAGTCGAGGTGGCAGGAAATGCACTTGCCGCTGCTAAAGAAGCTGGTGCAAAGGCAACGGTACGTCTGTATCACGGAAAAAGTTTTATGAAGCAGACCCCCGAAAAAGTACGCAAGCAAGTACGAAGCGTTTTAGAAAAGCACGGCGTGCAGTTTGTGGGTGGGGAGTATGTTTCAGAAGTAACAACGTGCAAAGTGACACTTGCTGATGGCACAACATACGATGATGACATTATATTCATCGCCATGGGTGTGCGCCCACGTCCTCTTTTTGAACCCTCCGGCATCCCGTATGGAAAAGATGGCGGTTTGCTCGTAAACAAATATCTGCAAAACACAAAATACAACAACATCTTCGGCGGCGGGGATTGCATCTGGTACGAACCGCAACCACTCGATAAAGTTGGTGTCTATGCAGTACGACAAAATCAGGTGCTCAACGACAATGTTATTGCAAAGCTGAACAATGAACCCCTGAAAGAATTCAGCCCCGGTGGAGACTATCTCTTAATCTACAACACTGGTGAAAATACTGGCGTGCTGCACAAATTCGGCATCAGTTTTAATGGAAAACCTGCTTTTGTCATCAAAGATTACATTGATTCAAAATTCATAGACAAATTCAAGCCGGATTATGACAAATAA